A window of the Henckelia pumila isolate YLH828 chromosome 3, ASM3356847v2, whole genome shotgun sequence genome harbors these coding sequences:
- the LOC140886458 gene encoding uncharacterized protein isoform X1, which translates to MRPGESSLLLTLILGFLLGIAGESPTCLTVYREGGAPAVFQSPKCPRWKPSTFNSGAKTQSSGATCQSAMLRGRRKTMEDRTLCSFELRIPFPGPKGVKEINVRMMAVFDGHNGSEASQMASDLLLEYFILHTYFLLDTTYSILSRNFVWLLPGKGGAVPAFRKIEWNDDTNRQILDLGRFQVTLSAILDGSFPLEILKEALLRAIHDIDATFSQDAHRYNLNSGTTATVVLLADTQILVANVGDSKAFLCSEVYQSPFEAKATVFRIVRQRRATNTSPSLKDYHRLKSEASNGWMFLIAKELTNDHHPDRDDERSRVESAGGHISTWAGVARVNGQLAVSRAIGDIHYKSYGVISVPEVTDWQPLSASDSYVIAASDGVFEKLSPQDICDLLWEPLSQVSVPPEPVSSCYNSLAECIVNIAFERGSMDNLAATTFPVRTFDSLETLWRAWSHKSTKSLYSTIGYQRQLDQISADDDTSILIKPLHHPYNARFDRLLVEGKHNYFGSFYLSENLDVNDDYTFWLHKDDQESIYDLAHALPGGDHFNWSGPLDLFNDHHICAHFGMLIDEDTDQCVNSDSFSRFIGLLESIPFHYTGQNEHGASDSRYILKKKFDRGAYGEVWLAFNLNISHVGKDEKWSHGDKNIFSRKDNFGACNEKLHTNSLAEDCNSTHSDENMFILKRIMVERGIAAYLSGLREKYFGEVFLNASHCIRGSLAAEVSDFVWTRSPSNTYGFMDANNSVILEMEESLNIEGIPFEEKRPHGVAHEEGLNHIARYVESFESRSNEIWLVFHHEGVSLSKLIYTAEEVVNSANKERSEEGRRVQVLRPSKWWHWLKTTEEGKEEFRNIIWQLLLSLKSCHDRNITHRDIKPENMVICFEDQDFGSCLLGSPNGDKSYTTKMRIIDFGSAVDDYTVKHLYGSVGPSSAEQTVDYAPPEAFLNMSWYKWPSSITVKYDMWSVGIVMLELILGSPNVFQINSITRVLLDQHLKGWNDNLKELAYKLRALMELCILIPGTSSILRQDFYTNGQGYNSPVPWKCSEEFFSDTIKSRDPLKIGFPNVLAMRLVRDLLRWDPEDRLNVDDALRHPYFSQASGK; encoded by the exons ATGAGACCTGGCGAATCCTCGTTATTGTTAACCCTAATTTTAGGGTTTTTGCTCGGCATTGCCGGGGAATCTCCGACATGCCTGACGGTGTACAGAGAAGGCGGTGCGCCAGCGGTGTTTCAATCCCCAAAATGCCCTCGTTGGAAGCCCTCTACTTTCAACTCCGGCGCCAAGACCCAATCGTCCGGCGCCACGTGCCAGTCTGCGATGCTTAGAGGCCGCCGCAAGACCATGGAGGATCGAACTCTCTGCTCATTCGAACTTCGCATTCCTTTCCCTG GTCCTAAGGGGGTCAAAGAAATCAATGTTAGAATGATGGCCGTTTTCGATGGGCATAATGGTTCGGAAGCGAGTCAGATGGCCTCGGACTTGCTGTTGGAGTATTTCATTTTGCATACTTATTTTCTTCTCGATACCACTTACTCCATTTTGTCACGAAATTTTGTGTGGCTGCTGCCTGGTAAGGGAGGAGCCGTTCCTGCTTTCCGCAAGATTGAGTGGAATGATGACACCAACAGGCAAATCTTGGATCTTGGAAG gTTCCAGGTGACACTATCTGCTATATTAGACGGATCTTTTCCCCTTGAAATATTGAAGGAAGCATTGCTGAGGGCAATTCATGATATAGATGCAACATTTTCTCAG GATGCACATAGGTACAACCTGAATTCTGGCACTACAGCTACTGTGGTACTTCTAGCAGATACTCAAATTCTAGTAGCCAATGTCGGAGACTCAAAGGCATTTTTGTGCTCTGAAGTATATCAGTCTCCTTTTGAGGCTAAAG CAACTGTATTCAGGATAGTCAGGCAAAGAAGAGCGACTAATACTTCTCCATCCTTAAAGGATTATCATCGCTTAAAATCAGAAGCTTCTAATGGATGGATGTTTTTGATTGCCAAAGAACTGACAAATGATCACCACCCTGACAGAGATGATGAAAGATCCCGAGTGGAATCTGCTGGCGGTCATATTTCGACGTGGGCTGGTGTAGCTCGTGTGAATGGCCAGTTGGCTGTATCTAGAGCAATCGGAGACATACACTATAAAAG TTATGGTGTAATTTCCGTTCCTGAGGTGACAGATTGGCAACCTTTGTCAGCCAGTGATAGCTATGTGATTGCTGCTTCTGATGGTGTTTTTGAAAAGCTTAGCCCCCAAGATATTTGTGATCTATTATGGGAACCACTTTCTCAAGTCTCAGTGCCTCCAGAACCCGTTTCTTCATGTTATAATTCATTAGCTGAATGTATTGTCAATATTGCATTTGAGAGAGGAAGTATGGATAATTTGGCAGCTACAACCTTTCCTGTCAGAACATTTGATTCTTTAGAAACTTTGTGGCGGGCTTGGAGTCATAAATCAACGAAATCTTTATACTCTACTATAGGATATCAAAGACAGCTCGACCAAATTTCAG CCGATGATGACACTTCAATACTCATTAAGCCGCTGCACCATCCATATAATGCCAGGTTTGATAGATTATTG GTAGAAGGAAAACACAACTACTTTGGATCCTTTTATCTATCTGAAAACCTTGACGTAAATGATGATTACACATTTTGGCTTCATAAAGATGACCAAGAATCTATTTATGACTTGGCACATGCTTTACCTGGTGGAGATCATTTTAACTGGA GTGGACCTTTAGATTTGTTCAATGATCACCATATTTGCGCCCACTTTGGAATGCTTATTGATGAAGATACAGATCAATGTGTGAATTCTGATAGTTTCTCCAGATTCATTGGTTTGCTAGAATCAATTCCTTTTCATTATACTGGTCAAAACGAGCACGGGGCATCAGATTCACG ATACATATTAAAAAAGAAGTTTGATCGTGGAGCATATGGAGAAGTTTGGCTTGCTttcaatttgaatatttctCATGTTGGGAAAGATGAAAAATGGAGCCATggagataaaaatattttttccagaaaagataattttggggcatgCAATGAAAAGCTGCATACAAATTCACTTGCTGAGGATTGCAACTCCACACATTCTGATGAAAATATGTTCATTTTGAAGAGGATAATG GTGGAAAGGGGAATTGCTGCTTACTTGAGTGGACTTCGAGAGAAATACTTTGGCGAAGTTTTCTTAAATGCCTCTCACTGTATTCGAGGTTCACTCGCTGCGGAAGTCTCGGATTTTGTCTGGACAAGGTCACCATCCAATACATATGGCTTCATGGATGCGAACAATTCAGTTATATTAGAAATGGAAGAATCTTTGAATATTGAGGGTATCCCTTTCGAGGAAAAAAGACCACATGGAGTTGCCCATGAAGAAGGATTGAATCACATTGCAAGATATGTTGAGTCTTTTGAGTCACGTTCTAACGAAATATGGCTTGTATTTCATCATGAAGGTGTGTCATTGTCAAAACTCATTTACACTGCTGAAGAAGTGGTAAACAGTGCCAACAAAGAAAGAAGTGAAGAGGGTAGGCGTGTTCAGGTATTACGGCCATCAAAATGGTGGCATTGGCTGAAGAcaactgaagaaggaaaagaGGAATTTCGCAATATAATTTGGCAGTTG TTGTTGTCACTGAAGTCCTGCCATGATCGGAATATCACTCATCGGGATATTAAACCTG AAAACATGGTCATTTGCTTTGAGGATCAGGACTTTGGAAGTTGTTTGCTAGGAAGCCCAAATGGAGATAAGAGTTACACAACAAAAAT GCGCATTATTGACTTTGGTAGTGCAGTGGATGATTACACTGTGAAGCATCTTTATGGATCTGTTGGACCTTCTAG CGCTGAACAAACTGTTGATTATGCACCACCAGAAGCTTTTCTAAATATGAGTTGGTATAAATGGCCGTCAAGCATCACAGTGAA GTATGACATGTGGAGTGTTGGCATCGTGATGTTGGAGTTGATTTTAGGATCGCCAAATGTGTTTCAGATAAATTCTATAACACGTGTACTTTTAGATCAACACCTCAAAGGTTGGAATGATAACTTGAAAGAGCTTGCTTACAA ACTTAGAGCTCTCATGGAATTGTGCATCTTAATTCCTGGGACTTCCTCGATTCTTCGTCAAGATTTTTACACAAATGGTCAA GGTTACAATTCACCTGTTCCTTGGAAGTGCTCTGAAGAATTCTTTTCTGATACAATAAAGAGTAGAGATCCTCTTAAAATAGG GTTTCCAAATGTCTTGGCAATGCGTTTAGTCCGAGATTTGTTGCGGTGGGATCCG GAGGACAGGCTCAATGTTGATGATGCCCTTAGACATCCTTACTTTTCACAAGCTTCTGGAAAATGA
- the LOC140886458 gene encoding uncharacterized protein isoform X3, translating into MRPGESSLLLTLILGFLLGIAGESPTCLTVYREGGAPAVFQSPKCPRWKPSTFNSGAKTQSSGATCQSAMLRGRRKTMEDRTLCSFELRIPFPGPKGVKEINVRMMAVFDGHNGSEASQMASDLLLEYFILHTYFLLDTTYSILSRNFVWLLPGKGGAVPAFRKIEWNDDTNRFQVTLSAILDGSFPLEILKEALLRAIHDIDATFSQDAHRYNLNSGTTATVVLLADTQILVANVGDSKAFLCSEVYQSPFEAKATVFRIVRQRRATNTSPSLKDYHRLKSEASNGWMFLIAKELTNDHHPDRDDERSRVESAGGHISTWAGVARVNGQLAVSRAIGDIHYKSYGVISVPEVTDWQPLSASDSYVIAASDGVFEKLSPQDICDLLWEPLSQVSVPPEPVSSCYNSLAECIVNIAFERGSMDNLAATTFPVRTFDSLETLWRAWSHKSTKSLYSTIGYQRQLDQISADDDTSILIKPLHHPYNARFDRLLVEGKHNYFGSFYLSENLDVNDDYTFWLHKDDQESIYDLAHALPGGDHFNWSGPLDLFNDHHICAHFGMLIDEDTDQCVNSDSFSRFIGLLESIPFHYTGQNEHGASDSRYILKKKFDRGAYGEVWLAFNLNISHVGKDEKWSHGDKNIFSRKDNFGACNEKLHTNSLAEDCNSTHSDENMFILKRIMVERGIAAYLSGLREKYFGEVFLNASHCIRGSLAAEVSDFVWTRSPSNTYGFMDANNSVILEMEESLNIEGIPFEEKRPHGVAHEEGLNHIARYVESFESRSNEIWLVFHHEGVSLSKLIYTAEEVVNSANKERSEEGRRVQVLRPSKWWHWLKTTEEGKEEFRNIIWQLLLSLKSCHDRNITHRDIKPENMVICFEDQDFGSCLLGSPNGDKSYTTKMRIIDFGSAVDDYTVKHLYGSVGPSSAEQTVDYAPPEAFLNMSWYKWPSSITVKYDMWSVGIVMLELILGSPNVFQINSITRVLLDQHLKGWNDNLKELAYKLRALMELCILIPGTSSILRQDFYTNGQGYNSPVPWKCSEEFFSDTIKSRDPLKIGFPNVLAMRLVRDLLRWDPEDRLNVDDALRHPYFSQASGK; encoded by the exons ATGAGACCTGGCGAATCCTCGTTATTGTTAACCCTAATTTTAGGGTTTTTGCTCGGCATTGCCGGGGAATCTCCGACATGCCTGACGGTGTACAGAGAAGGCGGTGCGCCAGCGGTGTTTCAATCCCCAAAATGCCCTCGTTGGAAGCCCTCTACTTTCAACTCCGGCGCCAAGACCCAATCGTCCGGCGCCACGTGCCAGTCTGCGATGCTTAGAGGCCGCCGCAAGACCATGGAGGATCGAACTCTCTGCTCATTCGAACTTCGCATTCCTTTCCCTG GTCCTAAGGGGGTCAAAGAAATCAATGTTAGAATGATGGCCGTTTTCGATGGGCATAATGGTTCGGAAGCGAGTCAGATGGCCTCGGACTTGCTGTTGGAGTATTTCATTTTGCATACTTATTTTCTTCTCGATACCACTTACTCCATTTTGTCACGAAATTTTGTGTGGCTGCTGCCTGGTAAGGGAGGAGCCGTTCCTGCTTTCCGCAAGATTGAGTGGAATGATGACACCAACAG gTTCCAGGTGACACTATCTGCTATATTAGACGGATCTTTTCCCCTTGAAATATTGAAGGAAGCATTGCTGAGGGCAATTCATGATATAGATGCAACATTTTCTCAG GATGCACATAGGTACAACCTGAATTCTGGCACTACAGCTACTGTGGTACTTCTAGCAGATACTCAAATTCTAGTAGCCAATGTCGGAGACTCAAAGGCATTTTTGTGCTCTGAAGTATATCAGTCTCCTTTTGAGGCTAAAG CAACTGTATTCAGGATAGTCAGGCAAAGAAGAGCGACTAATACTTCTCCATCCTTAAAGGATTATCATCGCTTAAAATCAGAAGCTTCTAATGGATGGATGTTTTTGATTGCCAAAGAACTGACAAATGATCACCACCCTGACAGAGATGATGAAAGATCCCGAGTGGAATCTGCTGGCGGTCATATTTCGACGTGGGCTGGTGTAGCTCGTGTGAATGGCCAGTTGGCTGTATCTAGAGCAATCGGAGACATACACTATAAAAG TTATGGTGTAATTTCCGTTCCTGAGGTGACAGATTGGCAACCTTTGTCAGCCAGTGATAGCTATGTGATTGCTGCTTCTGATGGTGTTTTTGAAAAGCTTAGCCCCCAAGATATTTGTGATCTATTATGGGAACCACTTTCTCAAGTCTCAGTGCCTCCAGAACCCGTTTCTTCATGTTATAATTCATTAGCTGAATGTATTGTCAATATTGCATTTGAGAGAGGAAGTATGGATAATTTGGCAGCTACAACCTTTCCTGTCAGAACATTTGATTCTTTAGAAACTTTGTGGCGGGCTTGGAGTCATAAATCAACGAAATCTTTATACTCTACTATAGGATATCAAAGACAGCTCGACCAAATTTCAG CCGATGATGACACTTCAATACTCATTAAGCCGCTGCACCATCCATATAATGCCAGGTTTGATAGATTATTG GTAGAAGGAAAACACAACTACTTTGGATCCTTTTATCTATCTGAAAACCTTGACGTAAATGATGATTACACATTTTGGCTTCATAAAGATGACCAAGAATCTATTTATGACTTGGCACATGCTTTACCTGGTGGAGATCATTTTAACTGGA GTGGACCTTTAGATTTGTTCAATGATCACCATATTTGCGCCCACTTTGGAATGCTTATTGATGAAGATACAGATCAATGTGTGAATTCTGATAGTTTCTCCAGATTCATTGGTTTGCTAGAATCAATTCCTTTTCATTATACTGGTCAAAACGAGCACGGGGCATCAGATTCACG ATACATATTAAAAAAGAAGTTTGATCGTGGAGCATATGGAGAAGTTTGGCTTGCTttcaatttgaatatttctCATGTTGGGAAAGATGAAAAATGGAGCCATggagataaaaatattttttccagaaaagataattttggggcatgCAATGAAAAGCTGCATACAAATTCACTTGCTGAGGATTGCAACTCCACACATTCTGATGAAAATATGTTCATTTTGAAGAGGATAATG GTGGAAAGGGGAATTGCTGCTTACTTGAGTGGACTTCGAGAGAAATACTTTGGCGAAGTTTTCTTAAATGCCTCTCACTGTATTCGAGGTTCACTCGCTGCGGAAGTCTCGGATTTTGTCTGGACAAGGTCACCATCCAATACATATGGCTTCATGGATGCGAACAATTCAGTTATATTAGAAATGGAAGAATCTTTGAATATTGAGGGTATCCCTTTCGAGGAAAAAAGACCACATGGAGTTGCCCATGAAGAAGGATTGAATCACATTGCAAGATATGTTGAGTCTTTTGAGTCACGTTCTAACGAAATATGGCTTGTATTTCATCATGAAGGTGTGTCATTGTCAAAACTCATTTACACTGCTGAAGAAGTGGTAAACAGTGCCAACAAAGAAAGAAGTGAAGAGGGTAGGCGTGTTCAGGTATTACGGCCATCAAAATGGTGGCATTGGCTGAAGAcaactgaagaaggaaaagaGGAATTTCGCAATATAATTTGGCAGTTG TTGTTGTCACTGAAGTCCTGCCATGATCGGAATATCACTCATCGGGATATTAAACCTG AAAACATGGTCATTTGCTTTGAGGATCAGGACTTTGGAAGTTGTTTGCTAGGAAGCCCAAATGGAGATAAGAGTTACACAACAAAAAT GCGCATTATTGACTTTGGTAGTGCAGTGGATGATTACACTGTGAAGCATCTTTATGGATCTGTTGGACCTTCTAG CGCTGAACAAACTGTTGATTATGCACCACCAGAAGCTTTTCTAAATATGAGTTGGTATAAATGGCCGTCAAGCATCACAGTGAA GTATGACATGTGGAGTGTTGGCATCGTGATGTTGGAGTTGATTTTAGGATCGCCAAATGTGTTTCAGATAAATTCTATAACACGTGTACTTTTAGATCAACACCTCAAAGGTTGGAATGATAACTTGAAAGAGCTTGCTTACAA ACTTAGAGCTCTCATGGAATTGTGCATCTTAATTCCTGGGACTTCCTCGATTCTTCGTCAAGATTTTTACACAAATGGTCAA GGTTACAATTCACCTGTTCCTTGGAAGTGCTCTGAAGAATTCTTTTCTGATACAATAAAGAGTAGAGATCCTCTTAAAATAGG GTTTCCAAATGTCTTGGCAATGCGTTTAGTCCGAGATTTGTTGCGGTGGGATCCG GAGGACAGGCTCAATGTTGATGATGCCCTTAGACATCCTTACTTTTCACAAGCTTCTGGAAAATGA
- the LOC140886458 gene encoding uncharacterized protein isoform X2: MRPGESSLLLTLILGFLLGIAGESPTCLTVYREGGAPAVFQSPKCPRWKPSTFNSGAKTQSSGATCQSAMLRGRRKTMEDRTLCSFELRIPFPGPKGVKEINVRMMAVFDGHNGSEASQMASDLLLEYFILHTYFLLDTTYSILSRNFVWLLPGKGGAVPAFRKIEWNDDTNRQILDLGRFQVTLSAILDGSFPLEILKEALLRAIHDIDATFSQDAHRYNLNSGTTATVVLLADTQILVANVGDSKAFLCSEVYQSPFEAKATVFRIVRQRRATNTSPSLKDYHRLKSEASNGWMFLIAKELTNDHHPDRDDERSRVESAGGHISTWAGVARVNGQLAVSRAIGDIHYKSYGVISVPEVTDWQPLSASDSYVIAASDGVFEKLSPQDICDLLWEPLSQVSVPPEPVSSCYNSLAECIVNIAFERGSMDNLAATTFPVRTFDSLETLWRAWSHKSTKSLYSTIGYQRQLDQISADDDTSILIKPLHHPYNARFDRLLVEGKHNYFGSFYLSENLDVNDDYTFWLHKDDQESIYDLAHALPGGPLDLFNDHHICAHFGMLIDEDTDQCVNSDSFSRFIGLLESIPFHYTGQNEHGASDSRYILKKKFDRGAYGEVWLAFNLNISHVGKDEKWSHGDKNIFSRKDNFGACNEKLHTNSLAEDCNSTHSDENMFILKRIMVERGIAAYLSGLREKYFGEVFLNASHCIRGSLAAEVSDFVWTRSPSNTYGFMDANNSVILEMEESLNIEGIPFEEKRPHGVAHEEGLNHIARYVESFESRSNEIWLVFHHEGVSLSKLIYTAEEVVNSANKERSEEGRRVQVLRPSKWWHWLKTTEEGKEEFRNIIWQLLLSLKSCHDRNITHRDIKPENMVICFEDQDFGSCLLGSPNGDKSYTTKMRIIDFGSAVDDYTVKHLYGSVGPSSAEQTVDYAPPEAFLNMSWYKWPSSITVKYDMWSVGIVMLELILGSPNVFQINSITRVLLDQHLKGWNDNLKELAYKLRALMELCILIPGTSSILRQDFYTNGQGYNSPVPWKCSEEFFSDTIKSRDPLKIGFPNVLAMRLVRDLLRWDPEDRLNVDDALRHPYFSQASGK, from the exons ATGAGACCTGGCGAATCCTCGTTATTGTTAACCCTAATTTTAGGGTTTTTGCTCGGCATTGCCGGGGAATCTCCGACATGCCTGACGGTGTACAGAGAAGGCGGTGCGCCAGCGGTGTTTCAATCCCCAAAATGCCCTCGTTGGAAGCCCTCTACTTTCAACTCCGGCGCCAAGACCCAATCGTCCGGCGCCACGTGCCAGTCTGCGATGCTTAGAGGCCGCCGCAAGACCATGGAGGATCGAACTCTCTGCTCATTCGAACTTCGCATTCCTTTCCCTG GTCCTAAGGGGGTCAAAGAAATCAATGTTAGAATGATGGCCGTTTTCGATGGGCATAATGGTTCGGAAGCGAGTCAGATGGCCTCGGACTTGCTGTTGGAGTATTTCATTTTGCATACTTATTTTCTTCTCGATACCACTTACTCCATTTTGTCACGAAATTTTGTGTGGCTGCTGCCTGGTAAGGGAGGAGCCGTTCCTGCTTTCCGCAAGATTGAGTGGAATGATGACACCAACAGGCAAATCTTGGATCTTGGAAG gTTCCAGGTGACACTATCTGCTATATTAGACGGATCTTTTCCCCTTGAAATATTGAAGGAAGCATTGCTGAGGGCAATTCATGATATAGATGCAACATTTTCTCAG GATGCACATAGGTACAACCTGAATTCTGGCACTACAGCTACTGTGGTACTTCTAGCAGATACTCAAATTCTAGTAGCCAATGTCGGAGACTCAAAGGCATTTTTGTGCTCTGAAGTATATCAGTCTCCTTTTGAGGCTAAAG CAACTGTATTCAGGATAGTCAGGCAAAGAAGAGCGACTAATACTTCTCCATCCTTAAAGGATTATCATCGCTTAAAATCAGAAGCTTCTAATGGATGGATGTTTTTGATTGCCAAAGAACTGACAAATGATCACCACCCTGACAGAGATGATGAAAGATCCCGAGTGGAATCTGCTGGCGGTCATATTTCGACGTGGGCTGGTGTAGCTCGTGTGAATGGCCAGTTGGCTGTATCTAGAGCAATCGGAGACATACACTATAAAAG TTATGGTGTAATTTCCGTTCCTGAGGTGACAGATTGGCAACCTTTGTCAGCCAGTGATAGCTATGTGATTGCTGCTTCTGATGGTGTTTTTGAAAAGCTTAGCCCCCAAGATATTTGTGATCTATTATGGGAACCACTTTCTCAAGTCTCAGTGCCTCCAGAACCCGTTTCTTCATGTTATAATTCATTAGCTGAATGTATTGTCAATATTGCATTTGAGAGAGGAAGTATGGATAATTTGGCAGCTACAACCTTTCCTGTCAGAACATTTGATTCTTTAGAAACTTTGTGGCGGGCTTGGAGTCATAAATCAACGAAATCTTTATACTCTACTATAGGATATCAAAGACAGCTCGACCAAATTTCAG CCGATGATGACACTTCAATACTCATTAAGCCGCTGCACCATCCATATAATGCCAGGTTTGATAGATTATTG GTAGAAGGAAAACACAACTACTTTGGATCCTTTTATCTATCTGAAAACCTTGACGTAAATGATGATTACACATTTTGGCTTCATAAAGATGACCAAGAATCTATTTATGACTTGGCACATGCTTTACCTG GTGGACCTTTAGATTTGTTCAATGATCACCATATTTGCGCCCACTTTGGAATGCTTATTGATGAAGATACAGATCAATGTGTGAATTCTGATAGTTTCTCCAGATTCATTGGTTTGCTAGAATCAATTCCTTTTCATTATACTGGTCAAAACGAGCACGGGGCATCAGATTCACG ATACATATTAAAAAAGAAGTTTGATCGTGGAGCATATGGAGAAGTTTGGCTTGCTttcaatttgaatatttctCATGTTGGGAAAGATGAAAAATGGAGCCATggagataaaaatattttttccagaaaagataattttggggcatgCAATGAAAAGCTGCATACAAATTCACTTGCTGAGGATTGCAACTCCACACATTCTGATGAAAATATGTTCATTTTGAAGAGGATAATG GTGGAAAGGGGAATTGCTGCTTACTTGAGTGGACTTCGAGAGAAATACTTTGGCGAAGTTTTCTTAAATGCCTCTCACTGTATTCGAGGTTCACTCGCTGCGGAAGTCTCGGATTTTGTCTGGACAAGGTCACCATCCAATACATATGGCTTCATGGATGCGAACAATTCAGTTATATTAGAAATGGAAGAATCTTTGAATATTGAGGGTATCCCTTTCGAGGAAAAAAGACCACATGGAGTTGCCCATGAAGAAGGATTGAATCACATTGCAAGATATGTTGAGTCTTTTGAGTCACGTTCTAACGAAATATGGCTTGTATTTCATCATGAAGGTGTGTCATTGTCAAAACTCATTTACACTGCTGAAGAAGTGGTAAACAGTGCCAACAAAGAAAGAAGTGAAGAGGGTAGGCGTGTTCAGGTATTACGGCCATCAAAATGGTGGCATTGGCTGAAGAcaactgaagaaggaaaagaGGAATTTCGCAATATAATTTGGCAGTTG TTGTTGTCACTGAAGTCCTGCCATGATCGGAATATCACTCATCGGGATATTAAACCTG AAAACATGGTCATTTGCTTTGAGGATCAGGACTTTGGAAGTTGTTTGCTAGGAAGCCCAAATGGAGATAAGAGTTACACAACAAAAAT GCGCATTATTGACTTTGGTAGTGCAGTGGATGATTACACTGTGAAGCATCTTTATGGATCTGTTGGACCTTCTAG CGCTGAACAAACTGTTGATTATGCACCACCAGAAGCTTTTCTAAATATGAGTTGGTATAAATGGCCGTCAAGCATCACAGTGAA GTATGACATGTGGAGTGTTGGCATCGTGATGTTGGAGTTGATTTTAGGATCGCCAAATGTGTTTCAGATAAATTCTATAACACGTGTACTTTTAGATCAACACCTCAAAGGTTGGAATGATAACTTGAAAGAGCTTGCTTACAA ACTTAGAGCTCTCATGGAATTGTGCATCTTAATTCCTGGGACTTCCTCGATTCTTCGTCAAGATTTTTACACAAATGGTCAA GGTTACAATTCACCTGTTCCTTGGAAGTGCTCTGAAGAATTCTTTTCTGATACAATAAAGAGTAGAGATCCTCTTAAAATAGG GTTTCCAAATGTCTTGGCAATGCGTTTAGTCCGAGATTTGTTGCGGTGGGATCCG GAGGACAGGCTCAATGTTGATGATGCCCTTAGACATCCTTACTTTTCACAAGCTTCTGGAAAATGA